A single region of the Dehalococcoides mccartyi genome encodes:
- a CDS encoding HAD family hydrolase — protein MIKGVFFDLYNTLIGYQPSREEMTQKLLSEMGYTIIEDDLYLPMNKADEYFYQQNAQSPISLREKAEQMAVWSHYYRIILEAIDIEASPELITNLIGRWKNLKWEMTLYQDVIPCLKNLKNRNLKIGLISNADKDMSELFNKTGLDAYLETVVISQDVGVTKPNPIIFQAALEKSGLAAKEVLYIGDQYQVDYIGAMNVGLNPILLDRRNCYIDLSDCRRITGLDELEYCIDNT, from the coding sequence ATGATAAAAGGTGTTTTCTTTGACCTGTATAATACCCTGATAGGCTACCAGCCCAGCCGTGAAGAGATGACTCAAAAGCTGCTTTCGGAGATGGGCTACACGATAATAGAAGATGACCTCTACCTGCCTATGAACAAAGCGGACGAATATTTTTACCAGCAAAATGCCCAAAGCCCTATAAGCCTGCGGGAAAAAGCAGAACAGATGGCAGTTTGGAGCCACTATTACCGGATTATTCTTGAGGCAATAGACATTGAGGCGTCACCCGAGCTGATAACCAACCTGATTGGCCGCTGGAAAAATCTGAAATGGGAAATGACTCTCTACCAGGATGTAATACCCTGCCTGAAGAACCTGAAAAACCGAAACCTGAAAATAGGGCTGATTTCAAACGCAGATAAAGATATGTCCGAACTCTTCAATAAGACCGGACTGGATGCCTATCTGGAAACAGTAGTAATATCTCAGGATGTAGGTGTAACCAAACCCAATCCCATTATTTTTCAGGCGGCTTTGGAAAAAAGCGGCCTTGCCGCCAAAGAGGTACTATACATAGGTGACCAGTATCAGGTAGATTATATAGGAGCGATGAATGTCGGGCTGAATCCCATTCTGCTTGACCGGCGTAACTGCTATATTGATTTAAGTGATTGCCGCAGGATAACCGGCCTGGATGAACTGGAGTATTGCATAGACAATACGTAA
- a CDS encoding TldD/PmbA family protein, whose translation MTELRNIAHELSQQLYHYRADYLEIHLEESTSSYISYRGQNLDTAGRGSDLGGNVRALVNGGWGFVSFNSLDDIRKRIDQAIHQAALAGSAQSQFASAPSVTYAQPDELSQSSVERPLEDKKRVLDEYKDLIWQTKGIKTSFIRFSDGYRRRFYVNSRGSVIEQSRADINFNATAIASADGELQQSNISVGSRGNYSAITGLHSQIKDMTEHAVKLLSAQKVKGGEYTVILDPILAGVFVHEAFGHLSEADHIYENPQMREIMVLGKKFGPKILNIVDNPTMPDLRGSYKYDDEGVAATKNYLIREGKLSGRLHSRETAAKLNEPLSGNARAISYRYAPIVRMSNTYIEPGTSTLEGMLDGVKEGIYVKNWYGGTTSMEMFTFSSGEAYMIRDGKIAEALRPVVLSGNVFDTLHNIDMIGNDLDMNQGGGCGKSGQSPLPVSNGSPHIRIQKCLVGGA comes from the coding sequence TTGACTGAACTCAGAAATATTGCCCACGAGCTTTCCCAACAGCTTTATCACTACCGGGCAGACTATCTGGAAATCCACCTGGAAGAAAGCACAAGCAGCTATATCTCTTACAGGGGACAAAATCTGGATACTGCCGGGCGCGGCAGTGACCTGGGCGGCAACGTTCGGGCGCTGGTAAACGGCGGCTGGGGTTTTGTAAGTTTTAACAGTCTGGATGATATCCGTAAACGGATAGACCAGGCAATCCACCAGGCTGCATTGGCCGGTTCTGCCCAGAGCCAGTTTGCATCTGCCCCTTCGGTTACCTATGCCCAGCCGGACGAGCTGTCTCAAAGTTCGGTGGAACGCCCGCTTGAAGATAAAAAACGGGTGCTGGACGAATATAAAGACCTTATCTGGCAGACCAAAGGCATAAAAACATCATTTATCCGCTTTTCAGACGGCTACCGCCGCCGCTTTTATGTAAACTCCCGCGGGAGTGTCATAGAGCAGTCACGCGCGGATATAAATTTCAACGCCACTGCCATTGCTTCGGCAGACGGCGAACTCCAACAGTCAAATATCTCCGTAGGCAGCCGAGGCAATTACAGCGCCATAACCGGGCTTCACTCCCAGATAAAAGACATGACCGAACATGCAGTAAAACTGCTCTCCGCCCAGAAGGTAAAAGGCGGCGAATACACCGTAATACTTGACCCCATACTGGCGGGGGTATTTGTCCACGAGGCTTTCGGACACCTCTCCGAAGCTGACCACATATATGAAAACCCCCAGATGCGCGAAATAATGGTGCTGGGTAAAAAATTCGGCCCGAAAATACTAAATATAGTAGACAACCCCACCATGCCTGACCTTCGGGGCAGCTATAAATACGACGACGAAGGTGTAGCCGCTACTAAAAATTACCTTATCCGTGAGGGCAAACTTAGCGGCCGCCTCCATTCACGGGAGACTGCCGCCAAGTTAAATGAACCCCTTTCCGGTAATGCCAGAGCCATATCTTACCGCTATGCCCCTATTGTACGTATGAGTAATACCTATATAGAACCCGGCACATCTACTCTGGAAGGAATGCTGGACGGGGTAAAAGAAGGTATTTATGTAAAGAACTGGTACGGCGGAACTACCAGTATGGAAATGTTTACCTTCTCCTCCGGAGAAGCTTATATGATAAGGGACGGCAAGATAGCCGAAGCTCTGCGGCCGGTGGTTTTGTCAGGAAATGTATTTGATACCCTGCACAATATAGATATGATAGGCAACGATCTGGATATGAATCAGGGCGGCGGCTGCGGCAAGAGCGGCCAGTCTCCTCTGCCGGTTTCAAACGGTTCACCCCATATCCGTATTCAGAAATGTCTGGTAGGTGGTGCCTGA
- a CDS encoding YbhB/YbcL family Raf kinase inhibitor-like protein: MLLGSSAFACGEYIPRRFSGLGGNISPPLHWMKLPQGTNSLALILEDPDASKAFTHWLIYNIPSNRNSLPEAVPTEPNLPDGIRQGLNSAGEIGYTGPYPPPNRVHHYHFRLFALDTALKLKAGCHQTDLLRAMEGHIIDQTDLTGLFVI, encoded by the coding sequence ATGCTTCTGGGTAGTAGCGCTTTTGCCTGCGGAGAGTATATTCCCCGCCGTTTTTCCGGTTTGGGCGGCAATATTTCACCACCCCTCCACTGGATGAAACTACCGCAGGGCACCAACAGCCTGGCCCTAATACTGGAAGACCCGGACGCTTCCAAAGCCTTTACCCACTGGCTTATCTACAATATCCCTTCCAATCGTAACAGCCTGCCCGAAGCTGTTCCCACTGAACCCAACCTGCCGGATGGTATCCGTCAGGGATTAAACAGTGCCGGCGAAATAGGTTATACAGGTCCTTATCCCCCACCCAACCGGGTGCACCACTATCATTTCCGCCTGTTTGCACTGGATACCGCACTTAAACTGAAAGCCGGCTGTCACCAAACAGACCTCTTAAGAGCTATGGAAGGGCATATCATTGACCAGACAGACCTTACCGGGCTGTTTGTAATCTGA
- the glmU gene encoding bifunctional sugar-1-phosphate nucleotidylyltransferase/acetyltransferase — MKQAVILAAGEGQRLRPFTASKSKVMLSIAGKPLLEYVIESLARNGIRDIILVVGYQRERIFDYFGQGGHLGVQITYVHQPNQLGTAHALKQANDKIKGDFLVLNGDQLIKPSTISEFAKQPPQAVMVKAVNGEDPRRYGVITSSGGLLTSIEEKPSIAKSSFINTGIYSFSMKVFDYIGEHLDIPVVLQSMIKDKLDIQVAESHGLWLDIVYPWDMLSLNAAVSAELKPGVAGTIESGVVIKGPVLIGKNTVIRSNSYITGPVIIGEGCDIGPSVCIYPSSSIADNVTVAPFCQIKNSLIYSGNSIGVASVIEDSVIDRGCVLRGQFNATSSEVETRINDELHKIKVGTMMGEGCIVGNSVVSQSGTVVGNSSRIAPLKTLSGSIPDGSLVV, encoded by the coding sequence ATGAAACAAGCAGTTATACTGGCAGCCGGTGAGGGACAACGCCTGCGGCCTTTTACCGCAAGTAAGTCAAAAGTGATGCTGTCTATTGCGGGCAAACCCCTGCTTGAGTATGTTATTGAATCCCTCGCCCGAAATGGTATCCGGGATATTATTTTGGTAGTAGGTTACCAGCGTGAGCGTATATTTGATTATTTTGGTCAGGGCGGGCATCTGGGGGTGCAGATAACCTATGTTCACCAACCAAATCAGTTGGGCACAGCCCATGCTCTTAAACAGGCAAATGATAAAATCAAAGGGGATTTTCTGGTTCTGAACGGAGACCAGCTTATCAAGCCTTCTACCATAAGTGAGTTTGCAAAACAACCGCCGCAGGCGGTTATGGTAAAAGCCGTAAACGGCGAAGACCCCAGACGATACGGGGTGATAACTTCTTCGGGTGGCTTGTTAACTTCCATAGAGGAAAAACCCAGTATAGCCAAAAGCAGTTTTATAAATACCGGCATTTACTCTTTCTCAATGAAAGTTTTTGATTATATCGGCGAGCATCTGGATATTCCGGTGGTTTTGCAGTCCATGATAAAAGACAAGTTGGATATACAGGTAGCAGAAAGCCATGGACTTTGGCTGGATATAGTCTACCCGTGGGATATGCTTTCACTTAATGCGGCAGTATCGGCCGAGCTTAAGCCGGGGGTAGCCGGCACTATTGAAAGCGGTGTGGTAATAAAAGGGCCGGTACTGATTGGCAAAAATACGGTTATCCGTTCAAATTCATATATTACCGGTCCGGTTATAATAGGTGAGGGGTGTGATATTGGCCCGAGTGTTTGTATTTACCCTTCCTCCAGCATTGCAGATAATGTAACGGTAGCCCCTTTCTGCCAGATAAAAAACAGCCTTATTTACAGCGGCAATAGTATCGGGGTAGCTTCGGTTATTGAAGATTCGGTGATAGACCGCGGCTGCGTGCTTCGCGGCCAGTTCAATGCCACTTCCTCCGAGGTAGAGACCCGCATAAATGATGAATTGCATAAAATAAAAGTCGGCACCATGATGGGTGAAGGCTGTATCGTGGGTAACTCTGTCGTGTCGCAAAGCGGTACGGTGGTGGGCAATTCCAGCCGCATAGCCCCTTTAAAAACGCTTTCGGGCAGTATACCTGACGGCAGTTTGGTGGTATAG
- the glmM gene encoding phosphoglucosamine mutase, with translation MGLFGTSGIRRLVDDRLMETALKVGFSVGKRYRRVVLAGDSRTSTPAIKRILSGALISAGADVLDVGLVPTPTLAFMARDFDAGLMVTASHNTAEYNGIKFLNPDGSAFSYLQQQEITKDVESSRSPSIKWDNFGQINAFPCTVEKHMEHILGYLPDKCRLKVVVDCGGGAASVITPWLLQRMGSRVISLNDTTHGFFPHPPEPLAENLTGLIQTVKESDADLGIAHDGDADRMVAVDKHGNFISGDKMLVLFARAARADKVVTTLDASMVVDEMGFKVIRTAVGDNYVSEELKRQGNFGGEPCGAWVFPESSLCPDGIYAAARLLNLVARQPLAELTSDIPEYSMKRGSVAGSGLNLALVEESLQCLNPLSSSLLDGIKLNLKDGWLLIRPSGTEPKIRLTAEAKTPEQCETIYQTGLKCLKSCLSREK, from the coding sequence ATGGGATTATTCGGAACTTCCGGTATCCGCCGTTTGGTAGATGACCGTTTGATGGAAACAGCTCTTAAAGTGGGGTTTTCTGTAGGAAAACGCTACCGCAGGGTGGTGTTGGCCGGTGACAGCCGCACTTCCACGCCAGCTATCAAGCGCATACTTAGCGGGGCTTTGATTTCCGCCGGGGCAGATGTGCTTGATGTAGGGCTGGTGCCGACACCTACTCTGGCCTTTATGGCCAGAGACTTTGATGCCGGGTTGATGGTGACTGCTTCACATAATACAGCTGAATACAATGGCATCAAGTTTCTGAATCCTGACGGCTCGGCTTTCAGTTATCTGCAGCAGCAGGAAATAACCAAAGACGTTGAATCAAGCCGTTCCCCTTCAATAAAGTGGGATAATTTCGGCCAGATAAATGCTTTCCCTTGTACAGTTGAAAAACACATGGAACATATCCTCGGTTACCTGCCGGACAAATGCCGCCTTAAGGTAGTGGTGGATTGCGGCGGCGGGGCGGCATCCGTTATAACCCCTTGGTTGCTTCAGCGTATGGGCAGCAGGGTGATTTCCCTGAATGATACTACCCACGGTTTTTTCCCTCACCCGCCTGAACCTCTGGCTGAAAATCTTACAGGACTAATTCAGACTGTCAAAGAAAGCGATGCTGATTTGGGCATTGCCCATGACGGTGATGCCGACCGGATGGTGGCGGTAGATAAACACGGCAACTTTATTTCCGGTGATAAAATGCTGGTACTTTTTGCCAGAGCTGCCAGGGCAGACAAGGTGGTTACCACTCTGGATGCTTCTATGGTAGTAGACGAGATGGGATTTAAGGTTATCCGTACAGCTGTAGGTGATAACTATGTTTCCGAGGAACTTAAACGGCAGGGTAACTTCGGGGGTGAGCCCTGCGGTGCCTGGGTTTTCCCTGAGAGTTCTCTTTGCCCTGACGGTATTTATGCCGCTGCCAGATTGTTAAATCTGGTTGCCCGCCAGCCTCTTGCGGAGCTTACTTCGGATATCCCGGAATATTCCATGAAACGGGGGAGTGTGGCTGGCAGTGGTTTGAATCTGGCCTTGGTTGAGGAATCACTCCAGTGCCTGAATCCTCTTTCCTCCAGCCTGCTGGACGGGATTAAGCTTAATCTGAAAGATGGCTGGTTGCTTATCCGCCCTTCGGGTACAGAGCCTAAAATCCGTTTGACGGCTGAAGCCAAAACCCCTGAACAATGTGAAACCATTTACCAAACAGGCCTTAAGTGCTTAAAGAGCTGTCTTTCCCGGGAGAAATAA
- a CDS encoding ATP-binding protein: protein MWRIIGQDKVVSFLGNSLGQDKLCHAYVFYGPSGVGKQRMALTFAQALNCQASQPPCQECLVCERILSGNHPDIIHLELLSAEDASDGKAKAEIGVKQVEDIQRAASLPPFEGKYKVFIIHHAEKLSQESSNRLLKTLEEPGSLNIFILLTADKSLLLPTVISRCQILELRYVEINLIRDALLEQGLAEEKAELLSHLSHGRIGWAMEAASNPEILEERKANLEKIILVLGQDEEERFDYASDISNLFAQNHMAAEAVLDMWLAVFRDMLLLKADASQNMTNIDYKDILYMASDKLGLADIRIAIDNILKARSQLRANANPRLCLEVLMLSLPLVKEGL, encoded by the coding sequence ATGTGGCGGATAATAGGTCAGGACAAGGTCGTCTCCTTTCTGGGTAACAGCCTCGGTCAGGATAAACTGTGCCATGCTTACGTATTTTACGGCCCGTCAGGGGTAGGTAAACAGCGGATGGCTCTAACTTTTGCTCAGGCACTTAATTGTCAGGCATCACAGCCCCCGTGTCAGGAATGTTTGGTTTGCGAGCGTATTTTATCTGGCAATCACCCTGATATTATCCATCTGGAGTTGCTTTCGGCCGAAGATGCCTCTGACGGCAAGGCCAAAGCTGAAATAGGTGTTAAACAGGTAGAGGATATCCAGCGTGCCGCCAGTTTGCCTCCGTTTGAGGGAAAGTACAAGGTTTTTATTATTCACCATGCAGAAAAACTTTCACAGGAATCTTCAAATCGCCTTCTAAAGACACTGGAAGAGCCCGGTTCCCTGAATATATTTATTTTGCTGACCGCTGATAAATCACTTTTGCTGCCCACTGTGATTTCGCGTTGCCAGATTCTGGAGTTAAGATACGTTGAGATAAACCTTATCCGGGATGCTTTGCTTGAACAGGGTTTGGCTGAAGAAAAAGCCGAGCTTCTGTCTCACCTGAGCCACGGCAGAATAGGCTGGGCGATGGAAGCAGCGTCAAACCCTGAAATTTTGGAAGAACGTAAAGCTAATTTAGAAAAGATTATATTGGTACTGGGGCAGGACGAAGAAGAACGTTTTGATTATGCTTCTGATATCTCAAATCTGTTTGCTCAAAACCATATGGCGGCTGAAGCTGTACTGGATATGTGGCTAGCCGTATTTAGGGATATGCTTCTGCTGAAGGCTGATGCCAGCCAAAACATGACTAATATTGATTATAAAGATATACTATACATGGCCTCTGATAAACTTGGGCTTGCAGATATACGCATTGCTATAGATAATATACTTAAAGCCCGAAGCCAGCTGCGGGCGAATGCCAATCCCAGACTGTGTCTGGAGGTGCTTATGCTTAGTTTACCCTTGGTAAAGGAAGGACTATAA
- the glmU gene encoding bifunctional sugar-1-phosphate nucleotidylyltransferase/acetyltransferase, with protein sequence MKAVILAAGEGSRMRPLTFTRPKVMLPIAGKPILEHLLLEVSAAGITEFILVVGYRDEQVRLYFADGAKWGLKISYCQQNRQLGTAHALKQLEDQLQAEFLVMNGDILAKSADIAALAASAKTTLGVFEASDPSRLGVLETDGRRVKRIHEKSANPPTNLANAGLYLFTPPIFKAIDDTPLSPRGEYEITSSIQLLIDRGLAVGYRPLTYWQDVSYPWDLLDLNASMLKSLSQRICGKVEENAVIKGAVEIGEGSLIRSGAYIEGPVIIGKNCDIGPNCYIRPSTSIGDNCRVGASVEIKNSIIMDNTKIPHLNYVGDSVIGQNCNLGAGTKLANLRFDGADISAGGVNTRRRKLGAVLGDGVETGINVSLNPGVLVGSGSRIGPGAVVSGLIEPNSYIG encoded by the coding sequence ATGAAGGCAGTCATATTGGCGGCAGGCGAAGGCAGCCGCATGCGCCCGCTGACATTTACCCGTCCCAAAGTTATGCTGCCCATTGCGGGCAAGCCTATTTTGGAGCACCTATTACTGGAGGTCAGCGCTGCCGGTATCACGGAGTTTATACTGGTGGTGGGTTACCGTGATGAGCAGGTGCGTTTGTATTTTGCAGACGGTGCCAAATGGGGGCTGAAAATCAGCTATTGCCAGCAGAACCGCCAGCTGGGTACCGCCCATGCCTTAAAGCAGCTTGAAGACCAGCTTCAGGCTGAATTTCTGGTTATGAACGGAGATATATTGGCAAAATCAGCAGATATCGCCGCTCTGGCGGCATCTGCCAAAACTACGCTGGGTGTTTTTGAAGCATCAGACCCCAGCCGCCTTGGTGTGCTTGAAACAGACGGCAGACGTGTAAAACGTATCCATGAAAAGTCCGCAAATCCGCCTACCAATCTGGCAAATGCCGGTTTGTACCTGTTTACCCCGCCGATATTTAAAGCCATAGACGATACTCCGCTGTCACCGCGGGGCGAATATGAAATAACCTCATCTATCCAGCTGCTTATTGACAGAGGCCTGGCGGTGGGTTACCGCCCGCTTACTTACTGGCAGGACGTCAGCTACCCGTGGGATTTGCTTGACCTGAATGCTTCCATGCTTAAAAGCCTTAGCCAACGTATTTGCGGCAAGGTAGAGGAAAATGCGGTTATCAAGGGGGCGGTGGAAATAGGCGAAGGTAGCCTTATCCGTTCGGGTGCGTATATAGAAGGGCCGGTGATAATAGGTAAAAACTGTGATATAGGTCCGAATTGTTATATCCGCCCGTCTACTTCCATAGGGGATAATTGCCGGGTTGGTGCTTCGGTTGAGATAAAAAACTCTATTATTATGGATAATACCAAAATACCCCACCTTAATTATGTGGGGGATAGTGTAATCGGACAAAACTGTAATCTGGGTGCCGGAACCAAGCTGGCTAATCTGCGTTTTGATGGTGCGGATATTTCAGCTGGGGGTGTCAATACCCGCCGTCGCAAGCTGGGTGCGGTTTTGGGAGATGGGGTTGAGACCGGTATTAATGTAAGTCTTAATCCGGGCGTTCTTGTAGGCTCAGGCAGCCGCATAGGGCCCGGTGCGGTTGTGAGCGGGCTTATTGAGCCAAACTCATATATCGGCTAA
- the lysA gene encoding diaminopimelate decarboxylase encodes MEPRIQLFPKNTEVKNNHLVIGGADVTGLCAKHGTPLYIFDESTIRQNCRDFKREFSRRYADSSVSYASKAFLHPALLKILAEEGMSLDVVSGGELSIANNAGFPMDMVYFHGNNKSAEELRLALRLHVGRIVVDSFDEIKLLSKLADESGHIPDILLRLTPGVDAHTHHHITTGKLDSKFGFPLFQAAEAVGLAMAQASLNLVGFHFHIGSQIFETQPFLDAIDLVLDFAAQVQERYGFDIEELDIGGGYGVQYEVDKPAPAVSVYAEAIGAKIVAKCHSLKLAPPSLNIEPGRAIIAQAGVALYTVGVIKDIPGIRLYASVDGGMGDNIRPALYEAKYEAVVANNVQSAEKQKVTIAGKFCESGDILITDIELPVLKTGDILAVPCCGAYCLPMSSNYNGYQRPAVVMLKNGEDRLIRRRETVEDLSHLDSV; translated from the coding sequence ATGGAACCAAGAATACAATTATTCCCCAAAAACACTGAAGTAAAAAATAATCATCTGGTTATTGGCGGAGCGGATGTTACCGGGCTTTGTGCCAAGCATGGCACGCCGCTTTATATCTTTGACGAGTCTACCATCCGCCAGAATTGCCGAGATTTCAAGCGGGAATTTTCACGCCGCTATGCTGACAGTTCTGTCAGTTACGCTTCGAAAGCCTTTTTACATCCGGCTTTATTGAAAATATTGGCCGAAGAAGGTATGAGTCTGGATGTGGTTTCAGGCGGAGAGCTTTCCATAGCCAATAATGCCGGTTTTCCTATGGATATGGTTTATTTCCACGGAAATAACAAATCTGCCGAGGAACTTCGGCTGGCACTCCGGCTGCATGTAGGGCGGATTGTAGTAGATAGTTTTGATGAAATCAAATTGCTTTCAAAATTGGCGGATGAAAGCGGGCACATACCGGATATACTCCTCAGGCTTACCCCCGGAGTTGATGCCCACACTCACCACCATATTACTACCGGCAAGCTGGATTCGAAGTTTGGTTTTCCTCTGTTCCAGGCAGCTGAAGCGGTAGGTCTGGCTATGGCTCAGGCCAGCTTAAATCTGGTAGGGTTTCATTTCCATATCGGTTCCCAGATATTTGAAACTCAGCCCTTCCTTGATGCCATAGATTTGGTATTGGATTTTGCCGCTCAGGTTCAGGAACGTTATGGCTTTGACATAGAAGAACTGGATATCGGCGGCGGCTATGGTGTTCAGTACGAAGTAGACAAGCCTGCACCTGCGGTATCGGTTTATGCAGAGGCTATCGGTGCTAAGATTGTAGCTAAATGTCATAGTTTGAAACTGGCCCCTCCAAGCCTGAATATTGAACCGGGACGGGCTATCATCGCTCAGGCAGGGGTTGCATTGTATACGGTAGGGGTTATCAAAGATATCCCCGGCATTCGTCTGTATGCCTCGGTGGACGGGGGCATGGGGGATAATATCCGCCCGGCTTTGTATGAGGCAAAGTACGAAGCTGTGGTGGCAAACAATGTACAATCTGCTGAAAAGCAAAAGGTAACTATAGCCGGCAAGTTTTGCGAATCCGGTGATATACTTATAACCGATATTGAGCTGCCTGTCCTCAAGACAGGTGATATACTGGCAGTGCCCTGCTGCGGGGCTTACTGTTTGCCTATGTCCAGCAATTACAACGGCTATCAGCGCCCGGCGGTAGTAATGCTGAAAAATGGTGAAGACCGCCTGATACGGCGGCGTGAAACTGTGGAAGACCTTAGCCATCTGGATTCGGTCTAA
- the glmS gene encoding glutamine--fructose-6-phosphate transaminase (isomerizing), with protein MCGIVGYTGKRQAQAVLYDCLCRLEYRGYDSCGIAVNSPEIRLFKDAGKVHNILQNAPRFEGTAGLGHTRWATCGEPTQINAHPHTDCTGKICLVHNGVINNYSQLLKRLEANGHKIVSDTDTELIAHLIEEYDKGNLEEAVRQAVKEIEGSYALVVMRSGENTLVAVRQDSPLVIGVGDGEYLVASDVPAILGYTNRVIYLDEGDIGIINPDNLKIRRNGEYIVPPVEKINWTQDESQKGGYSHYMLKEIHEQPRVIQNTLINMPLPESFNKSPLLEQSRKTGILFLACGSSYHAALTVRYLVEEHLNIPVRLEVASEFNYMHRLPPCKLAVVLSQSGETADVLRAMRRLKQAGCMVVAITNVAGSTAARLADHTIYTQAGPEIGVAATKSFVAQLTVLYFLCFACASAANPRYQDYLSTMRLLPSVVQRVFGSQQNIKEAALEIAKANSVFFIGRGINYPIALEGALKLKEISYIHAEGYAAGELKHGPFALLSPETPVLALVSRDQTYEAMLTGLREIKVRRAPLIVIGEAGDEQLGQLADRVISLPSFSRLFSPILFTVVLQLLAYYVACELGCSIDTPRNLAKSVTVE; from the coding sequence ATGTGCGGTATAGTGGGCTACACCGGTAAACGCCAGGCGCAGGCTGTTTTATATGATTGTTTGTGCCGTTTGGAATACCGGGGGTATGATTCCTGCGGTATAGCCGTAAACTCGCCTGAGATAAGGCTTTTTAAAGATGCAGGCAAAGTCCATAACATACTTCAAAATGCCCCCCGGTTTGAGGGTACAGCCGGTCTGGGGCATACCCGCTGGGCCACCTGCGGTGAGCCAACCCAAATAAATGCCCATCCACATACAGACTGCACCGGCAAAATTTGTTTGGTGCACAACGGGGTTATAAACAACTATTCACAACTCTTAAAACGGCTTGAGGCTAATGGCCATAAGATAGTTTCGGATACTGATACCGAGCTTATTGCTCATTTGATAGAGGAGTACGACAAAGGAAACTTGGAAGAAGCCGTCCGTCAGGCAGTGAAGGAAATAGAGGGTTCATATGCTCTGGTGGTTATGCGTTCAGGGGAAAATACCTTGGTGGCGGTGCGGCAGGATAGTCCTTTGGTTATAGGGGTAGGTGACGGAGAATATCTGGTTGCTTCAGATGTACCTGCCATTTTGGGGTATACCAACAGGGTTATATATCTGGATGAGGGTGATATCGGCATTATAAACCCTGATAATCTCAAAATACGCCGGAATGGTGAGTACATTGTGCCTCCGGTGGAAAAAATAAACTGGACTCAGGATGAATCACAGAAGGGTGGCTACAGCCACTATATGCTAAAGGAAATACACGAACAACCGCGGGTTATTCAAAATACTCTGATAAATATGCCCTTACCGGAATCTTTTAATAAGTCTCCATTACTGGAGCAGAGCCGCAAAACAGGTATCCTTTTTTTAGCCTGCGGCAGTTCCTATCATGCAGCACTGACTGTCCGTTATCTGGTGGAAGAGCATCTGAACATACCAGTCCGGCTGGAGGTGGCTTCAGAGTTCAACTATATGCATCGTTTACCTCCCTGCAAACTGGCCGTGGTGCTCAGCCAGTCAGGTGAAACAGCAGATGTTTTACGGGCGATGCGCCGCTTAAAGCAAGCCGGCTGTATGGTGGTAGCCATAACAAATGTAGCCGGCAGTACGGCTGCCCGTTTGGCAGATCATACTATATATACTCAGGCAGGGCCGGAGATAGGGGTGGCGGCTACTAAGAGCTTTGTTGCCCAGCTGACAGTTCTGTATTTTTTGTGTTTTGCCTGTGCCTCTGCTGCAAACCCGCGTTATCAGGATTATCTAAGCACTATGCGTCTTTTGCCCAGTGTTGTTCAAAGAGTATTTGGTAGCCAGCAAAACATTAAAGAGGCTGCTTTAGAAATAGCCAAAGCTAATAGCGTCTTTTTTATAGGGCGGGGGATTAACTATCCCATAGCCCTTGAGGGTGCTTTGAAACTCAAGGAGATTTCGTATATTCATGCGGAGGGTTATGCGGCAGGGGAACTTAAACACGGACCGTTTGCATTGCTTTCTCCGGAAACACCTGTGCTGGCATTGGTAAGCCGTGACCAAACCTACGAAGCTATGCTGACCGGGCTGAGGGAAATAAAAGTGCGCCGTGCCCCCCTGATTGTTATCGGTGAAGCTGGAGACGAACAGCTTGGCCAGTTAGCAGATAGGGTAATAAGCCTGCCGTCTTTCAGCCGTCTGTTTAGTCCCATACTTTTTACTGTAGTACTGCAGCTACTGGCATATTACGTAGCCTGTGAGTTGGGCTGTTCCATTGATACTCCCCGGAATCTGGCTAAGAGTGTCACTGTCGAATAG